From Nitratidesulfovibrio vulgaris str. Hildenborough, a single genomic window includes:
- a CDS encoding sodium:calcium antiporter, which yields MTFRESVPFIVAIAATIPGILLRVVHPDISPLLMASLTGLAILGASFMLMWACEVAQMDIPQTLALAVVALIAVLPEYAVDMYFTWMAGQHPESNYAHYAIANMTGANRLLIGIGWSAIAILYALRFRKAVQLEEERRSELLFLALATAYALVIPLKGTLEWYDGVILVSLYVWYIRIASKRPCTDCEVEGPAEALAHLPRNTRRLTTLGLFLFAAGVILCDAELFSESLVASGKVLGINEFLLVQWLAPIASEAPEFIVAIMFATRGQASLALGSLISSKLNQWTLLVGMIPGVFAVSSGSINPPMPMDDHQMHELLLTAAQSLFAVVLLARMRLGLRGALVLLALFIGQFAAPLYEPYVENLLGIPHMPDGLHIVYSGLYIALALGMMLYRPGRLLQLREGLKV from the coding sequence ATGACTTTCAGAGAATCCGTTCCGTTCATCGTGGCTATCGCGGCCACCATCCCCGGCATCCTGCTACGCGTCGTCCATCCGGACATCAGTCCCCTGCTCATGGCCTCTCTCACGGGCCTCGCCATTCTCGGGGCGTCGTTCATGCTCATGTGGGCCTGCGAAGTGGCCCAGATGGACATCCCGCAGACTCTGGCCCTAGCCGTGGTCGCACTCATCGCCGTGTTGCCCGAGTACGCCGTGGACATGTACTTCACATGGATGGCGGGGCAACACCCCGAAAGCAACTACGCGCACTATGCCATCGCCAACATGACAGGGGCCAACCGGTTGCTCATCGGCATCGGCTGGAGTGCCATCGCCATCCTCTACGCGCTGCGCTTCCGCAAGGCGGTGCAGCTTGAAGAGGAACGCCGGTCCGAATTGCTGTTCCTCGCACTTGCCACCGCCTACGCGCTGGTCATCCCGCTCAAGGGCACGCTGGAATGGTACGATGGTGTCATTCTCGTCAGCCTCTACGTCTGGTACATCCGCATCGCCTCAAAGCGCCCCTGCACCGACTGCGAGGTAGAAGGCCCGGCGGAAGCCCTCGCCCATCTGCCCCGCAACACGCGCCGTCTCACCACGCTGGGGCTCTTCCTCTTTGCCGCCGGTGTCATCCTCTGCGACGCGGAACTGTTCAGCGAAAGCCTCGTGGCCTCCGGCAAGGTGCTCGGCATCAACGAGTTCCTTCTGGTGCAGTGGCTCGCACCCATCGCGTCCGAAGCGCCGGAGTTCATCGTCGCCATCATGTTCGCCACCCGCGGTCAGGCAAGTCTGGCCCTTGGCAGCCTCATCTCGTCGAAGCTCAACCAGTGGACCTTGCTCGTCGGCATGATACCCGGCGTCTTCGCCGTATCCTCCGGGTCCATCAACCCGCCCATGCCCATGGACGACCACCAGATGCACGAGTTGCTGCTCACCGCCGCACAGTCGCTTTTCGCCGTGGTGCTCCTCGCGCGCATGCGTCTCGGGCTTCGCGGGGCCCTCGTGCTGCTGGCGCTTTTCATCGGCCAGTTCGCGGCACCGCTGTATGAACCCTATGTGGAGAACCTGCTTGGCATCCCCCACATGCCCGACGGGCTGCACATCGTGTACAGCGGCCTCTACATCGCCCTTGCCCTCGGCATGATGCTCTACCGCCCCGGCCGCCTGTTGCAGTTGCGCGAAGGCCTCAAGGTCTGA